The Thermococcus eurythermalis genomic sequence GAGGGAGCTGTCCAAGAACCTGAACGCTCTGCTCGCGGTGACGTTTCTGGCGCTGTTCACCATAATCCTGACTATGGCCGTACTGGTGGGGGTGATCTGATATGGAGCTCATCGGGGCAATCATTGCTCCATTTTTACCACCATTGCTAGATGGCGTCGCGAGGAAAGTGAAGGCGATGATACAGAACAGGGTAGGGCCCTCAATCCTCCAGACGTGGTACGACATAATCACGCTCCTCTCCATGGAATCAATACTCCCAACGTCATCGCTCGCTTTCAGGATGGCCCCCTACGTCGCGCTCGCGAGTGCCCTCTGCATGGCCCTCATGCTGCCCTACGGGTCAGGCGCGATAATAAACTTCGGGGGAGACCTGATAGCATTCATATACGTCTTCACACTGTTTTCCGCGGCCCTGGTGTTTGGAGCCCTGAGCGTAGACAACTCGTACTCCCACGCTGGTGCCAACAGAGAGCTAACGCTCTCGCTGATCTTCAAGCCGCTCTTCGCGGTTACGATAGGCATATTCGCCCTCAAGACAGGCTCGCTGAGCATAACCAAGATCGCCCGCTCAATCTCCCCGAGCCCCTCAATCATCGGAGCCTACCTGCTGCTCCTCTACGTCACCTACGTGGAGTCCGGGTTCATACCCTACGACATCGCCGAGGCGGAGACGGAAATCCTGGAAGGTCCCCTCACAGAGTACAGCGGAAGGCTTCTCGGTCTGTTCAAGTGGGCACTCCAGATAAAGAGGTTCGCAATGATATGGCTGTTCGCGTCCTTCGTGGCCCTCCCTGTGGCTGAAGGCGTCGTCGCATTCGCCCTCCAGCTGCTGGTGTTCCTGCTCACATACCTCTTGATGGTGACCTACGAGTCCCTGAACGCCCGCCACAGGCTCGACCAGGCAACGAAGCAGGGGGTCAAGGCCATCGTTATCGGT encodes the following:
- a CDS encoding respiratory chain complex I subunit 1 family protein, whose translation is MELIGAIIAPFLPPLLDGVARKVKAMIQNRVGPSILQTWYDIITLLSMESILPTSSLAFRMAPYVALASALCMALMLPYGSGAIINFGGDLIAFIYVFTLFSAALVFGALSVDNSYSHAGANRELTLSLIFKPLFAVTIGIFALKTGSLSITKIARSISPSPSIIGAYLLLLYVTYVESGFIPYDIAEAETEILEGPLTEYSGRLLGLFKWALQIKRFAMIWLFASFVALPVAEGVVAFALQLLVFLLTYLLMVTYESLNARHRLDQATKQGVKAIVIGVIIMIIAWLGW